The following proteins are encoded in a genomic region of Nitratireductor sp. GISD-1A_MAKvit:
- the hisH gene encoding imidazole glycerol phosphate synthase subunit HisH, translated as MKVAIIDYGSGNLRSAAKAFERAARENGISAELSVTADADAVRTADRIVLPGVGAYADCRRGLDAVPGMVEAITDVAIHQARPFLGICVGMQLMSERGLEKTVTDGLGWIAGDVVEMTPSHPKLKIPQIGWNTIHVKHSHPIFEGIPTGADGLHAYFVHSYHFAARNDAEILATADYGGPITATVARDNLVGTQFHPEKSQALGLALIANFLRWRP; from the coding sequence ATGAAGGTTGCGATCATCGACTACGGTTCGGGCAATCTGCGCTCGGCCGCGAAAGCCTTCGAGCGTGCTGCGCGTGAAAACGGCATCTCAGCCGAGCTTTCCGTGACGGCGGACGCCGATGCCGTCCGCACCGCCGACCGCATCGTTCTACCGGGTGTCGGTGCCTATGCGGACTGCCGGCGGGGGCTCGATGCGGTGCCGGGCATGGTCGAGGCGATCACGGATGTCGCCATCCATCAGGCGCGCCCCTTTCTCGGCATTTGCGTTGGCATGCAGCTCATGAGCGAACGCGGGCTGGAAAAGACGGTGACGGACGGACTCGGCTGGATCGCCGGAGACGTGGTCGAGATGACCCCGTCCCATCCGAAACTGAAGATCCCGCAAATCGGCTGGAACACGATTCACGTGAAACATTCGCACCCGATCTTTGAGGGAATCCCCACCGGAGCCGACGGCTTGCACGCCTATTTCGTGCATTCCTATCACTTCGCCGCGCGCAACGACGCCGAGATTCTCGCCACCGCAGACTATGGCGGGCCGATCACCGCAACGGTCGCGCGGGACAATCTGGTGGGCACGCAGTTCCACCCGGAAAAGAGCCAGGCGCTCGGCCTGGCCCTGATCGCAAACTTCCTGCGCTGGAGGCCTTAG
- the hisB gene encoding imidazoleglycerol-phosphate dehydratase HisB — protein MTSSKSRTGEISRKTNETSISVKVDIDGEGRFEMATGVGFFDHMLEQLSRHSLIDMTVKAEGDLHIDDHHTVEDCGIALGKAISDALGERRGITRYASLDLAMDECLTRAAVDVSGRPFLVWDVNFPSQKIGTFDTELVREFFQALAQNAGITLHVTNHYGANSHHIAETCFKAVARVLRTACEADPRQGNAVPSTKGSLKG, from the coding sequence ATGACTTCCAGCAAGTCGCGCACCGGCGAAATCAGCCGCAAGACCAACGAAACCTCCATTTCCGTCAAGGTGGATATCGATGGCGAGGGGCGCTTTGAGATGGCCACCGGCGTCGGCTTTTTCGATCACATGCTGGAGCAGCTTTCCCGCCATTCCCTGATTGACATGACGGTCAAGGCTGAGGGCGATCTGCACATTGACGATCACCACACGGTAGAGGATTGCGGCATCGCGCTGGGCAAGGCCATTTCCGATGCACTCGGCGAGCGGCGCGGCATCACCCGATATGCTTCGCTGGACCTTGCAATGGATGAATGTTTGACGCGCGCCGCCGTCGATGTCTCTGGACGCCCGTTTCTTGTCTGGGACGTGAATTTTCCCTCCCAGAAGATCGGCACCTTCGATACCGAACTCGTGCGTGAGTTTTTCCAGGCTCTCGCGCAGAATGCCGGCATCACCCTGCATGTGACCAACCATTACGGCGCCAACAGTCATCACATTGCAGAGACCTGCTTCAAGGCGGTGGCGCGTGTGTTACGCACGGCCTGCGAGGCCGATCCGCGCCAGGGCAACGCGGTGCCCTCCACCAAGGGCAGCCTGAAGGGATAG
- the hslV gene encoding ATP-dependent protease subunit HslV: MSDEKSMHATTIVTVRKGGTVVIAGDGQVSLGNTVMKGNARKVRRIGKGNVIAGFAGATADAFTLLERLEAKLEQYPEQLMRACVELAKDWRTDRYLRRLEAMMLVADRNITLALTGNGDVLEPEQGIMAIGSGGNYALAAARALADTDKDAEEIARKAMEIAASICIYTNDNVVVETLDAG; this comes from the coding sequence ATGAGCGACGAAAAATCCATGCACGCCACGACAATCGTCACGGTGCGCAAAGGCGGCACGGTGGTGATTGCCGGGGACGGGCAGGTCAGCCTGGGCAACACCGTGATGAAAGGGAATGCCCGCAAGGTGCGCCGCATCGGCAAGGGCAATGTGATTGCCGGCTTTGCCGGAGCGACGGCCGATGCCTTCACCCTTCTGGAGCGGCTTGAAGCCAAGCTGGAACAATATCCCGAGCAGCTGATGCGCGCCTGTGTCGAGCTGGCCAAGGACTGGCGCACCGACCGCTATCTGCGCCGGCTCGAAGCGATGATGCTGGTTGCCGACAGGAACATCACCCTGGCGCTGACAGGCAATGGCGATGTTCTGGAACCGGAGCAGGGCATCATGGCCATCGGTTCGGGCGGCAATTACGCGCTTGCAGCAGCGCGGGCGCTCGCAGACACGGACAAGGATGCTGAGGAAATCGCCCGCAAGGCAATGGAGATCGCAGCATCCATCTGTATCTACACCAATGACAATGTCGTGGTGGAAACGCTCGATGCCGGGTGA
- a CDS encoding GNAT family N-acetyltransferase, with protein MPGDPGQIEFAPVTAGHYPLLLDWLYRPHVQQWWGEPEKEMGYIRDMVEGRDTTRPFIILYEGRPVGYIQYWFIADNRGDDILSKNPWVAELPDDAVGVDLTIGEETLLSKGIGSRAAKQMVHRLLGEGYTNIVIDPDPENHRAVRAYQKAGFRPIPHLEGRTEGVLIMQYDKNNETNT; from the coding sequence ATGCCGGGTGATCCGGGCCAGATCGAATTCGCCCCGGTCACGGCCGGGCACTATCCGCTCCTGCTTGACTGGCTCTACCGGCCGCATGTGCAGCAATGGTGGGGCGAGCCGGAAAAGGAAATGGGTTACATTCGCGACATGGTGGAAGGGCGGGATACGACAAGGCCCTTCATCATCCTCTACGAGGGGCGTCCCGTCGGCTATATCCAGTACTGGTTTATTGCGGACAACCGTGGCGACGACATTCTCAGTAAAAACCCCTGGGTTGCCGAGCTTCCTGATGATGCCGTCGGAGTGGACCTGACAATCGGAGAAGAGACGCTTCTCTCAAAGGGTATTGGCAGTCGGGCCGCGAAGCAGATGGTCCACCGGCTTCTGGGCGAGGGATATACCAACATCGTCATCGACCCGGATCCGGAAAACCACCGCGCCGTGCGCGCCTACCAGAAGGCGGGCTTCCGCCCGATCCCCCATCTTGAGGGTCGCACCGAGGGCGTGCTCATCATGCAATACGACAAGAACAACGAGACGAACACATGA
- the hslU gene encoding ATP-dependent protease ATPase subunit HslU yields MTTFSPREIVSELDRYIIGQKDAKRAVAIALRNRWRRQQLEPKLREEVMPKNILMIGPTGVGKTEISRRLAKLAGAPFVKVEATKFTEVGYVGRDVEQIIRDLVEVAIGLTREKMRENVKARAHMNAEERVLEALVGKTASPATKDSFRKKLRSGELDNKEIEVEVSDSGGGMPGFELPGMPGANIGVLNINDMLQKAMGGQQTKKRKTTVKESYELLIADESDKLLDQDEVTQRALESAQNDGIVFLDEIDKIATREGGVGAGVSREGVQRDLLPLVEGTTVATKYGPVKTDHILFIASGAFHVSKPSDLLPELQGRLPIRVELRALEKEDFRRILTETEASLIKQYVALMETEGVALEFTDDAIDRLAAIAVDLNASVENIGARRLQTVMERVLDDISFGAPDRSGTSVEINADYVDENVGDLAKNTDLSRFIL; encoded by the coding sequence ATGACCACATTTTCCCCGCGCGAGATCGTCTCCGAACTCGATCGCTACATCATCGGCCAGAAGGACGCCAAGCGCGCTGTCGCAATTGCGCTGCGCAATCGCTGGCGCCGTCAGCAGCTTGAACCGAAGCTGCGCGAGGAGGTGATGCCGAAGAACATTCTCATGATCGGGCCGACCGGTGTCGGCAAGACCGAGATTTCCAGACGCCTGGCCAAACTCGCCGGCGCGCCCTTCGTGAAGGTTGAGGCAACGAAATTCACCGAGGTCGGCTATGTGGGACGCGATGTTGAGCAGATCATCCGCGATCTGGTCGAGGTCGCTATCGGCCTGACACGCGAGAAGATGCGCGAAAACGTCAAGGCGCGGGCGCATATGAACGCCGAGGAACGGGTTCTTGAAGCGCTGGTGGGAAAGACGGCCAGCCCCGCCACCAAGGACAGTTTCCGCAAGAAACTGCGCAGTGGCGAGCTGGATAACAAGGAAATCGAGGTTGAGGTTTCCGATTCCGGCGGCGGCATGCCCGGTTTCGAGCTGCCCGGAATGCCCGGTGCCAATATCGGCGTTCTGAACATCAACGACATGCTTCAGAAAGCCATGGGCGGCCAGCAGACCAAAAAGCGCAAGACAACGGTGAAGGAATCCTACGAACTCCTGATCGCCGACGAGTCCGACAAGCTTCTCGATCAGGACGAGGTGACCCAGCGGGCTTTGGAATCGGCGCAGAACGATGGCATCGTCTTTCTCGACGAGATCGACAAGATCGCCACCCGCGAGGGCGGCGTGGGGGCCGGCGTTTCACGCGAAGGCGTGCAGCGCGACCTGCTTCCGCTGGTGGAAGGCACCACCGTTGCAACGAAATACGGACCGGTAAAGACCGATCATATTCTCTTCATCGCTTCGGGTGCCTTCCATGTTTCCAAGCCGTCGGATCTTTTGCCCGAGCTTCAGGGCCGTCTGCCGATCCGCGTTGAACTGCGAGCGCTCGAGAAAGAGGATTTCCGCCGCATTCTGACGGAGACCGAGGCAAGCCTCATCAAGCAGTATGTCGCGCTGATGGAAACGGAAGGTGTGGCGCTGGAGTTCACCGACGACGCCATCGACCGGCTGGCGGCCATCGCCGTCGATCTCAACGCGAGCGTCGAGAACATCGGAGCGCGCCGGTTGCAGACCGTCATGGAGCGGGTTCTCGATGACATCTCCTTCGGAGCGCCCGATCGTTCCGGCACGTCAGTCGAGATCAACGCCGACTATGTCGACGAGAATGTCGGAGATCTGGCAAAGAATACCGATCTCTCACGCTTCATCCTGTAA
- a CDS encoding DUF1402 family protein → MAPRVRWAIGICLGIAAMGFFPAAAATLVPEGNRNATQPPVPGVSAKRTKSARTTYEAKYQKVYRLLKNDTALVSKIRSISARYKLDPVHMVGAIVGEHTYNVDAYDRLQTYYVKAVSYLKSDFSFSHGGETVGQFVERPQFAKCQKEKGSYDAWSCREAIWDKTFRGKTVDGKKWPNDRFGAVFFQPFYAGQTFGIGQLNPLTALKMTDLVHQTSGLPRISHQNPQQVYQTIMDPDKSLAYIAATLKKSISAYRQIADFDISKNPGITATLYNLGNPEARAARLAAENRLRRAKGKAVRLPEENYYGWLVNEKLDELEALFQDS, encoded by the coding sequence ATGGCACCACGGGTTCGATGGGCAATCGGCATTTGCCTTGGCATTGCCGCGATGGGCTTTTTTCCGGCCGCGGCAGCCACATTGGTGCCGGAGGGAAACCGCAATGCCACCCAGCCCCCGGTGCCCGGCGTTTCCGCGAAAAGAACCAAATCCGCCCGCACCACTTACGAAGCCAAATACCAGAAAGTATACCGGTTGTTGAAAAACGACACGGCGCTGGTTTCCAAGATCCGCTCCATATCGGCACGTTACAAGCTCGACCCCGTTCACATGGTTGGAGCGATCGTTGGTGAACACACCTATAATGTGGATGCCTATGATCGCCTTCAGACCTATTACGTGAAGGCCGTATCCTATCTGAAAAGCGACTTTTCCTTCTCCCATGGCGGTGAAACCGTGGGGCAGTTTGTCGAACGGCCCCAATTCGCCAAATGCCAGAAGGAAAAAGGCAGCTACGACGCCTGGTCCTGCCGGGAAGCGATCTGGGACAAGACGTTTCGGGGAAAAACCGTAGACGGAAAGAAGTGGCCGAACGACCGTTTCGGAGCCGTCTTCTTTCAACCCTTTTATGCCGGTCAGACCTTCGGCATCGGGCAGCTCAATCCGCTAACGGCGCTGAAGATGACCGATCTTGTGCACCAGACATCGGGTTTGCCCCGGATCAGCCATCAAAACCCGCAGCAGGTCTATCAGACCATCATGGATCCCGATAAGTCGCTTGCCTATATTGCTGCGACCCTGAAGAAATCCATCTCCGCCTACCGTCAGATTGCGGATTTCGACATTTCGAAAAATCCCGGTATCACCGCCACACTCTACAATCTGGGAAATCCGGAAGCACGCGCAGCGCGGCTTGCCGCAGAAAACCGCCTCCGCCGTGCCAAGGGCAAAGCGGTTCGGCTACCGGAAGAAAATTACTACGGGTGGCTGGTGAACGAAAAACTCGATGAACTCGAAGCCCTCTTCCAGGATTCGTGA
- a CDS encoding helix-turn-helix domain-containing protein, with protein MTPLGEKIRQLRRARGISQKEMAASIGVSAAYLSSLEHGKASPPNWAMIQKIIGFFNVIWDEADEMQRIAELSHPRVVVDTARLAPQATELANLLAAHIGAMRDEDIDALLVQLKSLVGDRSTQEQ; from the coding sequence GTGACCCCGCTTGGCGAAAAGATACGGCAGCTCCGCCGCGCGCGGGGTATCAGCCAGAAGGAAATGGCAGCTTCCATAGGGGTGAGCGCGGCCTATCTCTCCTCGCTGGAGCATGGCAAGGCCAGCCCGCCCAACTGGGCGATGATCCAGAAGATCATCGGCTTTTTCAATGTGATCTGGGATGAGGCCGATGAGATGCAGCGCATTGCCGAACTCTCTCATCCGCGGGTGGTTGTCGACACGGCACGGCTAGCTCCGCAGGCAACCGAACTCGCCAATCTTCTGGCAGCGCATATCGGTGCAATGCGCGATGAGGACATCGACGCGCTCCTGGTTCAGCTGAAATCGTTGGTGGGCGACCGTTCAACGCAAGAGCAATGA
- a CDS encoding Smr/MutS family protein: MEDRILWNRVARTTEPLQGKVLEEPAEPDDDTMAELTRLVAKDTKLRDPTPAAASPRPAPARAHPTRAIDRPTHNKLARGRLMLEGRVDLHGLTQSEAHSLLLSFLNRAHADGMRHVLVITGKGASFGSDGVLRRALPRWLATPPFAGIVSGIDEASRRHGGGGAFYIRLKRSHRSGM; this comes from the coding sequence ATGGAAGATCGCATCCTGTGGAACCGCGTTGCGCGCACGACGGAACCGTTGCAGGGGAAGGTGCTGGAGGAACCGGCCGAACCCGATGACGACACGATGGCAGAGCTGACGCGCCTGGTGGCGAAGGACACGAAGCTCCGCGATCCCACACCGGCCGCAGCCAGCCCGCGTCCCGCGCCTGCCCGTGCGCATCCCACCCGCGCCATCGACAGGCCGACCCATAACAAGCTTGCACGTGGTCGGTTGATGCTTGAGGGACGGGTGGATCTGCACGGACTGACGCAGTCGGAGGCCCACAGCCTGCTCCTTTCATTTCTGAACCGCGCTCATGCCGATGGGATGCGCCATGTTCTTGTCATCACCGGCAAGGGAGCCTCCTTCGGCAGCGACGGTGTCCTGCGTCGTGCCTTGCCGCGCTGGCTCGCCACTCCTCCATTTGCCGGAATTGTAAGCGGGATCGATGAAGCAAGCCGCCGCCATGGCGGCGGCGGCGCGTTTTACATCAGGCTGAAACGCAGCCACAGGAGTGGCATGTGA